One Actinomadura viridis genomic region harbors:
- a CDS encoding PTS sugar transporter subunit IIA, with the protein MTRVLSPIRGHAVGLAGVPDPVFAQAMVGPGTAIDPEREPGTALAPVSGKIVKLHPHAYVVVDDEGHGVLVHLGVDTVQLKGEGFELLAAEGDTVVAGQPLVRWNPAVIEAGGRSPVTAVVALDAGADALAGVVESGAVDGGAELFTWS; encoded by the coding sequence ATGACACGAGTTCTGTCCCCGATCCGCGGCCACGCGGTCGGGCTGGCCGGCGTGCCGGACCCCGTGTTCGCCCAGGCCATGGTCGGCCCGGGCACCGCCATCGACCCCGAACGCGAGCCGGGCACCGCGCTCGCCCCGGTGAGCGGCAAGATCGTCAAGCTGCATCCGCACGCGTACGTGGTGGTGGACGACGAGGGCCACGGGGTGCTCGTCCACCTGGGCGTGGACACCGTGCAGCTCAAGGGCGAGGGCTTCGAGCTGCTCGCCGCCGAGGGCGACACGGTGGTCGCGGGCCAGCCGCTGGTGCGGTGGAATCCCGCCGTGATCGAGGCGGGCGGCCGGTCGCCGGTGACCGCGGTGGTGGCGCTGGACGCCGGCGCCGACGCGCTGGCCGGGGTCGTGGAGTCCGGCGCGGTCGATGGGGGGGCGGAGCTGTTCACCTGGAGCTGA
- a CDS encoding GntR family transcriptional regulator — protein sequence MTTIDPHSPVPKYFQLRAILLDMIEGAELPVDAPIPSERELCVRYGLSRMTVRQGVDQLVSEGRLYRVPGKGTFVARPKIEMPLRLVSFSEDMLSRGMRPGAMDLDRRTVSADARLARIFEVEQGTAIHLIERLRTADGEPMALERSHILASLAPDLLDRRLADRSLYGVLEAVYGLVFDAGDQTIDAGLADATEARHLQIARGSAVLLLRRRSYSGGVCAELGVSTYRADRYQIHTSLGNPPPRT from the coding sequence GTGACGACCATCGATCCGCACAGCCCGGTGCCGAAGTACTTCCAGCTCCGGGCCATCCTGCTCGACATGATCGAGGGGGCGGAGCTGCCCGTCGACGCTCCGATCCCCTCCGAGCGCGAGCTGTGCGTGCGCTATGGCCTGTCCAGGATGACCGTGCGGCAGGGCGTCGACCAGCTGGTGTCGGAGGGGCGGCTCTACCGGGTCCCGGGGAAGGGCACCTTCGTCGCCCGCCCCAAGATCGAGATGCCGCTCCGGCTGGTCTCGTTCAGCGAGGACATGCTGTCGCGCGGGATGCGGCCGGGCGCCATGGACCTGGACCGGCGCACCGTGTCCGCCGACGCCCGGCTGGCCCGCATCTTCGAGGTGGAGCAGGGCACCGCGATCCACCTAATCGAACGGCTGCGGACCGCCGACGGCGAGCCGATGGCGCTGGAGCGCTCGCACATCCTCGCCTCGCTCGCCCCCGACCTGCTGGACCGGCGGCTGGCGGACCGCTCCCTGTACGGCGTGCTGGAGGCGGTGTACGGGCTGGTGTTCGACGCCGGCGACCAGACCATCGACGCGGGGCTGGCCGACGCCACCGAGGCCAGGCACCTGCAGATCGCCCGCGGCAGCGCCGTGCTTCTCCTGCGACGCCGCTCCTACTCCGGAGGTGTGTGCGCGGAACTGGGTGTGTCGACCTACCGGGCCGACCGCTACCAGATCCACACGTCCCTTGGTAACCCGCCACCGCGCACGTAG
- the nagA gene encoding N-acetylglucosamine-6-phosphate deacetylase — MASLLISASSLLAAPDGGPSRVLSPGHLRIEDGVIAEVGEGRPAGEPGVDLDGGLLAPGLVDLQVNGFFGYDMMDAGEDGWHTVVRRLPETGVTAFLPTFITAPVEAQAAALRRTRDLLPGLPAGGSRVLGVHLEGPFLTERRKGAHNAAWLTDPTPEAVATLLETGLVRLVTLAPERDGALEAVRTLTAAGVLVSVGHSDATAAQVAAAADAGARKVTHIFNAQSGIDHRAPGVAAQALADDRLSPGLILDLHHVSAPVARLVFRAAAGRVVLVTDAASAAGMPPGDYELGGQPIRMPEAGPPLRADGTLAGSGLRLDEAIANAVGIGVDPVTAVDAATRVPADLIGRPDLGRIAPGAAADLVWLGPDHRAHATWIAGENVFGGDHE, encoded by the coding sequence ATGGCATCACTCCTGATCAGCGCGAGCAGCCTGCTCGCCGCCCCGGACGGCGGCCCGTCCCGGGTGCTCTCCCCGGGTCATCTCAGGATCGAGGACGGGGTGATCGCCGAGGTGGGCGAGGGCCGGCCCGCGGGCGAGCCCGGAGTCGACCTGGACGGCGGCCTGCTCGCCCCCGGCCTGGTGGATCTCCAGGTCAACGGCTTCTTCGGGTACGACATGATGGACGCCGGCGAGGACGGCTGGCACACCGTGGTCCGGCGGCTGCCCGAGACCGGCGTGACCGCGTTCCTGCCCACGTTCATCACCGCGCCGGTCGAGGCCCAGGCCGCGGCGCTGCGCCGTACCCGCGACCTGCTGCCCGGCCTGCCCGCGGGCGGCAGCCGCGTCCTCGGCGTGCACCTGGAGGGGCCCTTCCTGACCGAGCGGCGCAAGGGCGCGCACAACGCGGCGTGGCTCACCGACCCCACGCCCGAGGCCGTCGCCACGCTGCTGGAGACCGGGCTGGTCAGGCTGGTCACGCTCGCCCCCGAACGCGACGGGGCGCTGGAGGCCGTCCGTACCCTCACCGCCGCCGGCGTGCTGGTCAGCGTCGGCCACAGCGACGCGACCGCCGCGCAGGTCGCCGCGGCCGCCGACGCCGGGGCGCGCAAGGTCACCCACATCTTCAACGCGCAGAGCGGCATCGACCACCGCGCGCCCGGCGTCGCCGCCCAGGCGCTGGCCGACGACCGGCTGAGCCCCGGCCTCATCCTCGACCTGCACCACGTGTCCGCGCCGGTGGCCCGGCTGGTGTTCCGGGCCGCGGCCGGACGGGTCGTGCTGGTCACCGACGCCGCCTCCGCCGCCGGGATGCCCCCCGGCGACTACGAGCTGGGCGGCCAGCCCATCCGGATGCCCGAGGCCGGCCCGCCGCTGCGCGCCGACGGCACCCTCGCCGGATCCGGGCTGCGGCTGGACGAGGCGATCGCCAACGCCGTCGGCATCGGCGTCGACCCGGTCACCGCGGTCGACGCCGCCACCCGCGTCCCGGCCGACCTGATCGGCCGTCCCGACCTGGGCCGCATCGCCCCCGGCGCCGCGGCCGACCTGGTGTGGCTCGGCCCGGACCACCGGGCGCATGCCACCTGGATCGCCGGGGAGAACGTTTTCGGAGGGGACCATGAGTAG
- a CDS encoding SIS domain-containing protein yields MSSTTSRMRAEIGEQPEALRRTIGALLPRVAEIGALAGGTRQVLFIARGSSDNAAVYGRYLVESRAGRLGTLAAPSIATAYRRDLDLSGVLAVAISQSGKTEEIVETLDWAARCGARTVAVTNGAGSPLAEAAEVALVTDAGEELAVPATKTYTTQLAALAVLALGLGADADPADLLRVPDEVGRLIALTEASEQLPAIVEELAEVQGTVVSGRGIAFGTALELALKIKEACYLHAMGLSYADLLHGPIAVVDDRTPALLVAADSGPTLPGTIALARRVRGAGARAYGVGGGTGLAEACSRALPGPALPEWVAPLGLIVPGQLLVEALARRLGADPDVPRGLNKVTQTD; encoded by the coding sequence ATGAGTAGCACCACCAGCAGGATGCGCGCGGAGATCGGGGAGCAGCCCGAGGCCCTGCGCCGGACGATCGGGGCGCTGCTGCCGCGCGTCGCCGAGATCGGCGCGCTCGCCGGCGGGACCCGCCAGGTCCTGTTCATCGCCCGCGGCTCCTCCGACAACGCCGCGGTGTACGGCCGCTACCTGGTGGAGTCCCGCGCCGGGCGGCTGGGCACGCTGGCCGCGCCGTCCATCGCGACCGCGTACCGCCGCGATCTCGACCTGTCCGGGGTGCTGGCCGTGGCGATCAGCCAGTCCGGCAAGACCGAGGAGATCGTGGAGACGCTGGACTGGGCGGCCCGCTGCGGCGCCCGGACCGTGGCCGTCACCAACGGCGCGGGCTCGCCGCTGGCCGAGGCCGCCGAGGTCGCGCTGGTCACCGACGCCGGCGAGGAGCTGGCGGTCCCGGCGACCAAGACCTACACCACCCAGCTCGCCGCGCTGGCGGTGCTGGCCCTCGGCCTCGGCGCCGACGCGGACCCCGCCGACCTGCTCCGGGTGCCCGACGAGGTGGGCCGGCTGATCGCGCTGACCGAGGCGTCCGAGCAGCTGCCCGCCATCGTCGAGGAGCTCGCCGAGGTGCAGGGGACGGTCGTGTCCGGCCGCGGCATCGCCTTCGGCACCGCGCTGGAGCTGGCACTGAAGATCAAGGAGGCGTGCTACCTGCACGCCATGGGCCTGTCGTACGCCGACCTGCTGCACGGCCCCATCGCCGTGGTCGACGACCGGACCCCGGCGCTGCTGGTGGCGGCCGACTCCGGGCCGACCCTTCCCGGGACGATCGCGCTGGCCCGGCGGGTTCGGGGGGCGGGTGCCCGCGCGTACGGTGTCGGTGGGGGCACCGGGCTCGCCGAGGCGTGCTCGCGCGCGCTGCCCGGCCCGGCGCTGCCCGAATGGGTCGCCCCGCTCGGCCTCATCGTGCCGGGGCAGCTCCTGGTCGAGGCGCTGGCCCGCCGCCTCGGCGCGGACCCCGACGTCCCCCGCGGGCTCAACAAGGTCACCCAGACCGACTGA
- a CDS encoding glucose PTS transporter subunit EIIB — protein MDKAEAILAALGGAGNIVEIEPCATRLRTEVSDAAKVDEAALKAAGAFGVMRSGSVVQVVVGPEADTIASDIEDILD, from the coding sequence ATGGACAAGGCCGAGGCCATCCTCGCCGCGCTCGGCGGCGCCGGCAACATCGTGGAGATCGAGCCGTGCGCCACCCGGCTGCGCACCGAGGTCTCGGACGCCGCCAAGGTGGACGAGGCGGCGCTCAAGGCGGCGGGCGCGTTCGGCGTGATGCGCAGCGGCAGCGTCGTCCAGGTCGTGGTCGGTCCCGAGGCCGACACCATCGCCAGCGACATCGAGGACATCCTCGACTGA